In Deltaproteobacteria bacterium, the genomic window CATCACCGAGGACGCGCCAAGCGCCAATCACGCCCATACGCCAGGCAATATCCCAGAAAAAACAGCAGGTTCGGACAACGCGGAAGATATTTCCCTGCAGAAACTGCAGAACGTGACCGAAGCCATGGACGCCTACACCTCGTCGCTTGGCGTCAGCTTGAAATTCAATATCGATGAACGCACGGACACCATCCAGGTCGAAGTCCGCGATCCCGAAAACGAC contains:
- a CDS encoding flagellar protein FlaG, translated to MKITAPVSETQDFMPHIDAGSSSQRITEDAPSANHAHTPGNIPEKTAGSDNAEDISLQKLQNVTEAMDAYTSSLGVSLKFNIDERTDTIQVEVRDPENDKLIRKIPADEMLELAASIEKMVGLFLDKTL